A stretch of the Lactuca sativa cultivar Salinas chromosome 9, Lsat_Salinas_v11, whole genome shotgun sequence genome encodes the following:
- the LOC111918013 gene encoding monothiol glutaredoxin-S2-like encodes MAMVTRVVAEKPVVIFSKTSCCMCHTIKTLINSFGSNPVVYELDEHPNGQQLEDELKALGCKPSVPVVFIGQQLLGGSNEIMSLHLKGELSQLLKR; translated from the coding sequence ATGGCCATGGTTACAAGGGTGGTTGCTGAAAAGCCAGTGGTTATATTCAGTAAAACTTCTTGTTGTATGTGTCACACCATTAAGACTTTGATTAATAGCTTCGGGTCAAATCCTGTGGTTTATGAGCTAGATGAACATCCTAATGGGCAACAACTGGAGGATGAGCTGAAAGCATTAGGATGTAAGCCAAGTGTACCAGTTGTGTTTATAGGGCAACAACTGTTAGGTGGTTCCAATGAGATCATGTCACTCCATCTCAAGGGAGAACTATCCCAACTACTGAAAAGGTAA
- the LOC111879664 gene encoding glutaredoxin-C11 yields the protein MDRVKDLASKNAVVIFTKSSCCMCHSIKALFYDLGASPAIHEVDHDADMEWALRRLGCNPSIPAVFVGGKYMGSARDVISLHVDGSLKQKLIEARAIWF from the coding sequence ATGGATAGGGTGAAAGACTTGGCGTCCAAGAATGCTGTAGTTATTTTCACGAAAAGCTCGTGTTGTATGTGTCATAGTATCAAAGcgttgttttatgatcttggtgCAAGTCCTGCGATTCATGAAGTTGATCACGATGCAGATATGGAGTGGGCCCTACGGAGGCTTGGTTGTAATCCGTCAATCCCTGCAGTGTTTGTAGGCGGTAAATATATGGGTTCAGCAAGAGATGTTATTTCTCTTCATGTTGACGGGTCTTTGAAACAAAAGCTCATTGAAGCACGAGCTATATGGTTCTAG